From a single Bacteroidota bacterium genomic region:
- a CDS encoding glutamine synthetase III produces MAILRFRALEKCINRTPVVVVPPAGKVSDYYAVNVFDKEKMHKYLSKEVFKQVMEATTTGQRIDRKVAELVAAAMKNWAVSMGATHYTHWFQPLTGTTAEKHDSFFELSDEGRAIEAFSSSALVQQEPDASSFPSGGIRNTFEARGYTAWDPSSPAFIMDSPSGKTLCIPTIFVSYTGETLDYKAPLLKALHALNQAAVPVCQFFDKNVTNVWSTLGIEQEYFLVDIDIYNARPDLEMTGRTLFGAEAAKGQQLEDHYFGSIPDRVNSFMVDFEVESLKLGIPLKTRHNEVAPSQFECAPVFEDINLAVDHNQLLMDLMDKVARRHNFKVLLHEKPYAGINGSGKHNNWSMTTNTGKNLLSPGNSPKSNLWFLTFFINTIKAVHEHADLLRASIATASNDHRLGANEAPPAIMSIFLGRQLSSVLDEIEKSVNEKKMTPEQKTALKLNIGKIPEILLDNTDRNRTSPFAFTGNKFEFRAVGSSANSAHPMTILNTIVADQLKKFHAEVEAIAKKGIKTDEAVLKVLRKYIVDTKAIRFEGNGYGEEWKKEAKKRGLSNVTTTPPALDAFVTKKSMDLFERNGIFSHRENEARHEIMLETYIKKIQIESRVMGHLASNHIIPAAIKYQHLLVQNVEGMKDIGLPKDTYTTQLELIREISAHLTIIKKNVDEMVEARKKANAIENVRSRAIAYCDKVKAYFDTIRYHVDKLELIVDDECWPLPKIREMVTIR; encoded by the coding sequence AGATGCATAAATATCTCAGCAAAGAGGTGTTTAAGCAGGTGATGGAAGCGACTACCACCGGTCAGCGTATCGATCGCAAAGTAGCAGAACTCGTGGCAGCAGCGATGAAGAACTGGGCCGTGAGCATGGGCGCGACACATTATACACACTGGTTCCAGCCTCTAACGGGTACCACAGCCGAAAAACACGATTCTTTCTTTGAACTCAGTGATGAAGGTCGTGCGATCGAAGCATTCAGCTCCAGCGCGCTTGTGCAGCAGGAACCGGATGCCTCTTCCTTCCCCAGTGGTGGTATTCGCAATACGTTTGAGGCGCGTGGTTATACGGCCTGGGATCCCAGTTCCCCGGCGTTCATCATGGACAGTCCCTCCGGAAAGACGCTCTGCATCCCTACTATTTTCGTTTCCTATACCGGCGAAACCCTTGATTATAAGGCGCCATTATTAAAAGCACTGCATGCCCTTAATCAGGCTGCGGTTCCCGTTTGTCAGTTCTTCGATAAGAATGTCACCAATGTTTGGTCGACGCTTGGTATTGAACAGGAATATTTTCTTGTTGACATCGATATCTACAACGCTCGTCCCGATTTGGAAATGACAGGTCGTACTTTGTTTGGTGCAGAGGCAGCGAAGGGACAACAACTCGAAGACCATTACTTCGGATCTATTCCCGACAGAGTGAATTCGTTCATGGTGGATTTCGAAGTGGAATCATTGAAGCTGGGTATTCCGCTCAAGACACGTCACAATGAAGTAGCCCCATCACAATTCGAGTGTGCGCCGGTGTTTGAAGATATCAATCTCGCCGTGGATCATAATCAGTTATTGATGGATCTGATGGATAAGGTAGCGCGTCGTCATAATTTCAAAGTGTTGTTGCATGAGAAGCCTTATGCGGGCATCAACGGTTCCGGTAAACACAATAACTGGAGCATGACCACCAATACCGGCAAAAATCTGCTCTCACCGGGTAATTCACCGAAAAGCAATCTTTGGTTCCTGACGTTTTTCATCAACACCATCAAAGCGGTACATGAACATGCGGACCTCCTGCGTGCTTCTATAGCTACAGCCAGTAATGATCATCGCCTCGGTGCCAATGAAGCTCCTCCGGCTATCATGTCCATCTTCCTCGGACGACAGCTCTCCTCCGTTTTGGATGAAATTGAGAAATCAGTCAACGAGAAGAAGATGACACCGGAGCAGAAGACTGCGTTAAAATTAAACATCGGTAAAATTCCGGAAATTCTCCTCGATAATACAGATCGTAACCGTACATCACCGTTTGCTTTTACAGGAAATAAATTCGAGTTTCGCGCGGTAGGTTCTTCTGCGAATTCAGCACATCCGATGACGATTTTGAATACCATCGTAGCCGATCAGTTGAAGAAGTTCCACGCGGAAGTAGAGGCCATCGCGAAGAAAGGAATTAAAACCGACGAGGCAGTTCTGAAAGTATTGCGTAAATATATTGTGGATACAAAGGCGATACGTTTTGAAGGCAATGGTTACGGTGAAGAATGGAAGAAGGAAGCGAAGAAGCGTGGCTTGAGCAATGTGACCACAACACCTCCTGCTCTCGATGCTTTTGTGACGAAAAAATCAATGGATCTCTTTGAGCGAAATGGCATCTTCAGTCATCGTGAGAACGAAGCAAGACACGAGATCATGCTCGAGACGTATATCAAGAAAATACAGATCGAATCCCGTGTGATGGGACATCTGGCCAGTAATCATATCATCCCTGCTGCAATTAAGTACCAGCATCTCCTCGTGCAGAATGTGGAAGGTATGAAAGATATCGGTTTACCGAAGGATACTTATACCACCCAATTGGAATTGATTCGTGAGATATCTGCTCATCTCACCATCATTAAAAAGAACGTCGACGAAATGGTAGAGGCCAGAAAGAAAGCGAATGCGATCGAGAATGTGCGTTCAAGAGCCATTGCTTATTGTGATAAGGTCAAAGCCTATTTCGATACGATCCGTTACCATGTCGATAAACTGGAATTGATTGTTGATGACGAATGTTGGCCACTTCCAAAAATTCGTGAGATGGTGACGATACGATAA